TTACTTGAGGCTTGCTTGGGTGATGTTTTTGTAACAGTTGGTAGACAAGAACCCAACCAAAGCAGTAGCAATGTTTTGGGCAGCTATAAATTTGGGTGATCGAGTCGATAGCGCTTTAAAAGACATGACAATAACAATGAAACAATTGGATCGATCAGATGAAGCGATTGAAGCTATCAAATCTTTTCGACATATGTGTCCACTCGAAGCACAAGAGTCTCTTGACAACATATTGCTTGAATTATACAAGGTATGTTACAATGTTACATACTTACTATACCACTTACCATTTAAGTAAAATTTATGAAACTTATGTTTAACATGTCGAATAAACAATTTGAATGTATTTGCAGAGGACTGGAAGACTAGAGGATCAGATTCGATTGCTTGAATTAAGAGTAAAACATATCGAAGATGCAGCAGATCAGAATTTGAACAAAACAAGACTTGCAAGATCACAAGGAAGGAAAATTCAAATCACAATGGGACAAGAGTATTCGCGATTATTGGGCAATTTGGCATGGGCTTACTTGCAACAAGACAAATATAAACGAGCAGAAGAGATTTATAGGTATATATATCTTTGAAAATTTAGCAACTTTTCATATAATTGTATTATCCGATAACAATTTTGGTGTTAAATTGGAATGTTGATGATGCAGAAAAGCGCTTTCATTGGAGCAAGATAAGAACAAGCAATGTAACCTAGCGATTTGTTTGATGTACACGAACAGGATGACAGAAGCAAAGTTTCTTCTAAATACAGTTAAAGACTCCAAAATAACGTATGAATGTTACGCCAAATCGTATGAGCGTGCAATTCAGTTGATGAATGAGCTGGAATCATGCAAATCTGCTACAAAGTTTTCATCTTTTCTACTTGGTAGAAACAAAGAATCTGATTATAGTGAAGAAGAGGGTATGAACAGAAACTGTGAAAGTATGCATGCAGATACCCCTTTTGGTTACAAAAGGCATTATAGTGGCATCCCTAATACACCGTTTACACAACCTCGTGATAAATCTGCTTCTGATGGTGGTTGTTTTAGGAAATTACAATTTGGCCATTTTGCTGAAAACCAACATGCTGAAGTAAGAACACGTAAGAAAAGCTGGGCTGATATGATAGAAGAGGAAGAATATGGTGATGAAAATGTTGATATCTACAATACAATGGCTTAAAAGATTGAATCTTTGAAATAATGGCTATGAAATTCAAGTGGGAAATGGTAATCGTGGTGTGATTCAGCAGCACAAGTTAAGGCTGCAGAGTTTTTTTCTTCATAATTTTGTGTTAAAGATGGGATTAACTTTGCGAATATGAAAGTTTCTATAAGCTGCATAGCCGATATGTTTGTATAGCTGCATGTTAATATGTTAGATTGTGATGTATGAAAATTGGAAAGAGTCTTGTGTCTTGGTTATTCTAAGGGTGTTTGTTTGCTTCTACTACTTGCCTGTCTTAAGCTTAAAAAGAAATTTCATTTTCTAAAAGTTTTTCAAATTAATTTATGTTGTCAGGCTGCCACATTAACATTTTTTGAATGATCATAGGGGTCTACATTAATCTTTAAACCCTTTGGTTTTAGGGATAGAGTGTGTCTTGATGATTTTGGTCACTTTTCAAATAGAAAGGTCAAACTATTACAGAAAAGTGATATTTAATGATGCTGTGCAAAGAGGTATTGTTGCTGGAAATGGGATTAATGGTCATAGTAGGGTTATTTTAGTCAACTGTGAACAAGATAGTAGCATTAGTCAAGTGATTGTTTCTGTTATTCTTGACATGGTCTGTTGTGGTATAGTTGTGATTGCTACTCTTGTTTTAGATATGGTTGTTTGTAAAGGTTCCTTAAAGTATGATGGTCAAATGGCAAGTCTTGGACAAATTTAATTCTTGCTTTTGAGTTGTACAACATCAGGTGGTATATTCTGTTATGGTCAAAATGGGTCCAGTGGTCAACAGGTTGTCGATTGAACTTATTAGTAGTATTTAGGTTGTCGACGACGGTGGGTGTTATAAGATGGGTTGGGAGCTCGACAAGTTGTGTATTTAGGTTGTCGGTCTGTTGGTGTAACTTTTCTTTCATTAAAATGTCACTTGGTATTTGTCTTCAATTGGTTCCGGTTGTTTATTTCTGGTGATTCTCTCGATTTCAAGATTTGTGATGTTGCTGGTGTGCGAAGGATTCCAAGGTTTTTGTTTCGTTAGTTTAAGTTTGATTGTTTACAATGTTGTTAAAAATTGCATTTATTGTGGCTTCATcaagtcaagtcaaagtcaattaGATCGTTGTTTGTATGATGTATGCAAATGCAAACGCACTAGTAGGGTCTTTTTAATTATAACCCATTTGATCTTTGAATCGATATCAATTTAATTATATATTctctgcacagaaaaaaaaaaatatattggtATGCTAAAAAGACAATAACTAGACTCTCAAAAAACAACCAACACCCCCAAAAAAATCTTTTCATGTGAGGGTTAATTTTAACCCATTTAGAGTTAAAAATAGCAATCTAACCTGCAACTTGGATTTGCTATTATCATTTTTTGTTAAATAAAATCAAGAATAAAAAAGAGAGAAGGTAACTCATGAATTGGTAAATGTTATCAAAATAACAAAACCTGGGTCTGTTAGATAACTGCCTGTAGTCAAAAAACAACACACCCCTACAAAGGCCACCtaaaaaaaattcaaatgctaGCATTCCAAGTGACATTTTTAGTGGTCAATATATGTTAATTTGATTACAATTTATGTTATACCATGCGGTTAAGTAAAGAACCGATCTTGAAATATTTCATAGTACCTTTTTATAGCATCCGTCTAGGTTTCTCAATCATCCAACTTTCTTTATAAAATTTATCTACAATGACTTTTGTGTCATACGTTTGTTTCTTTAGTACTTTTTCTTCTCCGTGTTTTTGTAATGATTGTCTGTTGTTACTTGCAATTGAAGACCAAAGGAGTGGTGGTGATTCCTGCCAATGAAGATAAAAAGAGTGCAcctaaaaagaagaagaagaatcccCCACTTGTTTGGAAGTGAATCAttgtaatagtattattttaatatttagtaataaataacgaagtattataaAAAATATGTATTGTTTTAGATATCTTCATTGTCGTATGTGTTAATAGAAACATATCACTCAACTTCATATTGCAACTTTAAATATTTAGTTATGCATATTACACTTTCGCACTTCTGTATGCATATTTTTGTAAACAGATAAGAGATCTAATACATGTGAAATCTTGACTATAATGTGCTTGTAGTGGTGTGGGTTTGTTGATTAATGTGTAAGCTTAGTCCCAATGATTTCGTCTTAGTCCTCCGAcgtcacatcagcgccacatcagcacttccttcTCAGGACTAAACCCAGGACTAAATACTCCCAACACTTACATTTTTTCTTCCATATTTTcaattactttttattttttttctaaacaattaaataattaaaattaaacataaaagtcattaatataaaactaaaatttcattaataataaaaaaagttacaataataaaaaaaaacgttacaataatttaaattaaatgcaacataaataaaaataaaatactacaAATAAAACTACTCGACGTCGTCGTCCGAATGAAATTGATTGGAATGAAGTGTAGTTTTTGGTTGTGTAAAATGAGTAAATGGAGTGTGGATTATATATAGTGTAAAaatgggaaaaaaaaaaaaaaaagaaaagtgaAAAAAATAACCGTTGCTTGCATAGCCGTtagaattttatttttaattattttttttatttttcaaacGGTCATTTTGACCAAATTCCTCTGTCCCGAATATTATTTAAACGAACAAAACAGAGGGCGGTGGCCTGGGCGGAGGCGTGCCATCGGCGCCTACAAGGGCGGTGGCCTGGGCGGGAGTGAAGGTGGAACCGATGGGAGGCCTCTTATAGGGCTTACGGGTATGAATCACAATAGAAGCATTTGAGCTAAATCATATTTAATGATGACTTGTGAAATCCtcataataaaatcattaataagcACTTACTGGCTTACTAATCAGAGGGGGATAGGGACGGTAATTAGTTTAAGTGGCTAGTGGCTAGTGGCTAGATGTTATGTCGTTATAGTAGGCTACACCATATGGTTGGCTTCTTTAAGTCAAATGTTAGCTTCTGAATATAATGTTAAGAATAAAATATTTTGGTTCAGGTATTTCCTACAACAGTTACTAAACTTCCAGATTCAGGAAGCAAACAAAATTTTAAATCAAATGCAACCCTGATAAAGTCATTGAAAAAGTCCATCTAAAGCTTTATCTCTCATTGATAAACTGGATATTTAAAGTTGCAATATCTAGTTGAGTGGTATGTTTTTATTGACACAGACAACAATAAAGATAATTAAAGCAATACACATTTATTCATAATACTCGGTTATTTATTACTCCCTATTAAAATAATAGTATTACAATGATTCACCTCCAAACAGGTGGAAGTTTCTTCTTCATCTTTTTAAGTACACTCCTATGATCTTCAATTGCAGGAATCATCACCACTCCTTTGGTCTTTAATTCCAGGTAATGACAGGCAATGATTACAACAACACAGAGAAGAAGAAGTGCAAAAGAAACATATAGTAGAAAAGTCATTGTGAACAATTTTTCAAGTGGATGATTGAGAATAACCTGGACCGAAGCCAATTTATAGTGAGATAAGAATTATTGATAATTCTATAGTTTTTAAAGCGAATGATTGGCAAATATTGGTTGAATGCTTAAGATTTACTTATTTCTCATATACTTATTCAAAACTCCTAATGTCATGGATTTTCGTTATGATCCCACATCGAATGAGGTGCACACCAAAAGATTGTTACGATGTGCACCCCATCTTTTGGTGACAATCCATGACAATCTGAATgcttaagatttacttattttagtgGCTTACAATATTGTTATGATCCCACATCGGATGGGGTGCACATCAAAAGATGGTTTATAAGGTTGGGTGTTTCATCCTCTTTTAAACTAGCTTTTAGGAATGACTTCTACACTTATCATATCAATTGGTATAAGAGCTAGACCATCTTTCGATTCCAACACTTTGGAGTGGTGACCTATGGAGTGGTGGCTTGGACCCAAAGAAAGGGTGCCAACCGTGACCAACATAGCTGTGATCAACGAGGCCTCGGAGTGGTGGCCTATGGAGTTGTGACTGACAACCGTGACCAACGAGGACGTTGGTTTTGATTTGCCTTGTGGCTTAAATTGTTGATGGCTTAATAGTAACTTAAACTGTTAATACGGAGTAGTATATAGAATAAAGTCAAAAGTAAAATAGCTATGAAGTATTTATTATTTACTCATAAAGTTTAAATAGTAAATTATATTGTTAATGGCTTAATACTTATGTCACTTTTTATTTTAGTGTAGTCGGAAGTATAAGTAATTTATCTTTTGATTATTACCAATGGGTCTCACCCCATGTTGTATCATACTTACTAAAAAGTGTAGTGTTAGGAGTTACTGATGGTGGCTCACTAAACGTGTAGATGCTCACCCGATCATATCTGAAGCACTCGTTGAAAGAAAACTGTGAGATCCGCGCGCCATAAGGTAATGCGGTCTATGAGAAAACCTCCATAGATTTGAACGCATAACGTTTACGAATCTAAAACACTCAAGAATGAAGTATTTATTATTTACTCATAAAGTTTAAATAGTAACTTATATTCAAGGTTGGagaagcaatctctctattcgTCGAACAtatagagggatgactttctctactcttggagtATTTCACCCGGAGTGGAAAAATGACTTCTCCTtattctagggtagaggaaggattgtctacgtcccacctcccccatacccccacAAAATGGGAttgggtttgttgttgttgttgttgttgttgttgttgttgtattcaaggttggagaattcggatctcggggagatctcgtttggacatttttagggagatctcggcatctcggaataatctcgaagAGATCTCGGGCGTTGACTTACGTTGATTTTATagttatttaataaaaatatacataaaaacataaatatatgtatatttatatagtttttacgagattttacaaaaatacctGAGAAGTGAGCGAGAAAattttagaaattacgaattttacaagaaaatcttacaaattagcaagaaaatctgaGAAATATTGGCTTTggctaagtttgaccccgttgactgagaaatctcgggagatgaacatttcgtctcggttgccttctaaaaacgagatctcgggggaaaTCTCAGGAGATTTGCAACACTGCTTATATTGTTAATGGCTTAATAGTTATGTCACTTTTTATTTTAGTGTAGTCGGAAGTATAAGTAATTTATCTTTTGATTATTACCAATGGGTCTCACCCCATGTTATATTCTGCCACTATTAGTAATGATATATATTTGTCTTTTTTAGAAAATTTTTGAAAGGCGATAAGTTTTATTTCATATATATGAAGTATACATATACAATATAGTGACCAAGTTGCATGAAACAAACTTGCACaaatatttacataaaaaaaagacATCCAATATCCTTATGTACATCACGAATGGTTACAACTACATTTATTTAAGTTTTTATTGTTAAagttaaaaagaatatatataaatatatacttttcattaaacatataatcaataAATTACATAATGTAGAAGATTGTCGGAACAAAAACTTTTAAAATGcaatatcgaaatcaaataagaagaACGTACCCGTAATTATATATCAAAAATCTATTTGCTTTCTTCAGTATCTATGAATGTGATTTTCAAGTAAatgtaattgatatatatatatatatatatatatatatatatatatatatatatatatatatatatatatatatatatatatatatatatatatatatatatatatatataggggtaggatcaagagggaagtaaccaatcggggggaagcaaatttttttttttttttttttcgttttttgaaaaaactttgttcacgaacattatagatgagatgaaaatatgaacattaagtagagacactttgtgataaatgtttttattttggcggaaaaacgctcgaagaagtaatatataaaattatcgtgtttttcgagcgtattttgaggttttagctattggggttaagatattagggtttatagggtttagatattagggtttagaaatttagggtttagggtttagatttaggatttagattgagtttttaacacgaacggtttagagtttagggtttggtgttttggatttatggaataaacccaaaacaccaaaccctaaaccctaaatcgggctaaattttacttcacaaaacatgaagaaaaaaaaaacgttcatattcttcacgaacaatattatcttgaatgttatttttgtcgatcgttttcccgcctaaataataacattcatcacgaagtgtcttttctaaatgttcatattttcgtgtgatcttgatgccggaaaaaaaatttcaaaaaaaacgaaaaataaaataaaattttgcttcccccgattggttacttccccattgatcatgcccctatatatatatatatatatatatatatatatatatatatatatatatatatatacacacactataTGTGGTGAAtgtgattattttatatatttgttaCTATCAATTAATCGATTTAAGACTGTTTGTAACAGGTTTTTCACAAAGAATAAAAAATGAGCTATATATATAGTGCATCATGTGAGGGTAAGTGACATTCTCCTCTTTTATTACTTTCAACAGTTACGGTCAAAATTTAATATActtaaaaaaaaaagttcaaaaatcTGTGTGCTTTTATATTAATTTCCAGTGAATGCAATATTtgaaacataaattaattaaagaCACTAAAATCAAAACAAAagttgttttaaggtttattatagTTAATTCATTATTAATCGTGTCTTTCTTCTTACTTTATGTTTCACATCGATTCGTTAAAGTGAATAAATTATTCCACTCTTATCTGTAAATACAATCACTTGATAGATTACAATAATGCAATCGATTATGTAAACCTTGCCATATTGGCTCGGCAATTCAACAAATGTTGCAGGCCTTCTATCCACTTTTGTTTTTCTTCTTTAGTTGCGCATTCGAACTGTATTATTCTTTCGGAGGTTTCTATCCCAAAATATTGCCTCGGTTCATCGCTATCATCATCCATCTCTCTTCCAGGCCATGCTGGAACATCAAGATACACTCCAGAGACTACATCTGCATTTCAGATTAACATAAGGTACTTCTTAAATTATGTTTTGGGCCAACCTATCCCGAAACACCAGCCCGCCCAAAACACATTAGTGTATTCATATGATTTTATTCTTACATTTCTTCTTTTTTGTGAAAGTTCCTGCTATGTGCTTGCTTTTCAATTTTGCTACCACCTGTGCTCATTCATTAATATGAGGtgaaatatatatacattataacaAACATGAAACTTGTAAAACTGATGAAGATCTTATAGCATCATCACTAATTACCAGCCATTTTGTGTTGACCTTGAAAGAAACTTGCTTCCAATGAAGATctcctatatataaaaaaaaaataataaaaaataaaaaataaccaTAATATCATACTTATTTTTCGAACCTCATGCACACTTGTTTTACATAGTTTTACCTTTTCTTGTGAGTTTTAAAAGTTCCCCTCCTTTAGAAGCAAAGTTTAAAGCTGCAATTACATTTACTTCTTTACCTTCTTCACCGAACTCCTCAGCCAAAGCCATGTTTGCAGCACCTTTTTGCAGCCTCGCTCGTAACGTTGCAGCTCCTCTCAGTGCTGCAGTAATCATATTCCTGTtattataaaattaattattatttattaatttattatatgtaaaCAAACGTTACCAGTAGCTGCTCCTGCAGTTAGGGTCATTATGTCACCATTAGTCCTTGCAATACTTGCAGAGTTTACAGCTGATAATATCTGTTCATGATCAGCTCCCATATCCTCTGCAATCTCTATGCAATGTGAAGCCACTAAAGCCGCTGCTGATGCTATCGCGTTTAATGATTTTAAACTTGCCGTGTGCTCTTTATTATTAGCGGGATTTTTGGTTGCTGATGTGGCAGTTAGAGCCGCCACAGCAGCAGCAACACCTGCTACGGATACCGCTGCGTGCAGTTGAGCGTTGTGTGTTCTAAGTTCGTGTTTCCTTCtctctttttgatcttttatccatCTTCCCATTGTTCTTCCTCGCATGATGTTTCTGTAAAGCTGTTAAGTAAAGTTTTATTTAGTATATGGAGGATTTTGGTAGTCAACGTAATGTGGCTCGGTCAAACTAGTCGACATACATACCCCATTCTTTAGTAACTGGTGACTAGACACAAAATCTTGATTGAGAGCTTGATGAATTAGGAACAATTCCTGCAACAGATTAAACTGTACCTGAATAATACTTGATATTACATGACTCATTAAGGTTAAGCTATAGTAAATTTGTTTAATCACAACTGTATAATTTAAACCATATAACCACAACACTGTACTAACTAAATTAACCCCATAACTACAAAAACAATAATTTGATGGAAGTAATATTATTCAGAAAGGATAAAAAAGTAGTTACCTTCATCTCATCAATTTTTCTTGGAGAAACAGGAGGGCTATCTGTTTTTGCTATTGGCTGATGAGGTTCCTGCATTAATACATGAAATGTGCAGGTTTATAAAAATCTTTATACCACTCAGAGTATTTCAAAACCTCAAAATAATGAAAAATATAGACAGTTCTGTTTTCTTAgagataaaaaaaatgaaaataaacctttatattCTCAACTATCCTAATCTGAGTTTATCCAAAAAGGGGATCTTACATGTTCTCCTGAGAATTCAGAGGTCTGAAGATGAGGTGGTTGATGATCACCAACATAGCAAAACAAGTTTGGTTTTTCAACGACATGCTTAGGTTCGAGACAATTGTGCGAAAGCGCTTTTGAGATTTCTACCGATGAAACACTCCACGACCTCCCAAGAAACTCCATAGATTCAGTCGGGGTCTCCGGCAGTGGACAAGCTGCCGGTAGCCAATTCTCAGCAACTTCCTCCTTTATGTTTTCCAGCCTATTCGTCCCACAACTTGACACGTTTGTCGACACTACACAAAAATAGAAATTATCATTTAAATAAATTATAACTCATATATTATTCATACATCATAGTTTTATCCTACTAACTTTTTTATGGTATCCCTTAATAAGGGCAGAAAGAGCGGAGGTGGCAAAGTGGCAACAACAAGAAAAATAACAGGTGAGCTTAGTTTTAAGCACCAACTGTTTACATGTGAAGTAAATAGAGGAAGTTGAAGCGGGGGTATATATGCTTGTAACTAGCTAGCGGGGGCTGCAATCGTGTCGATTATTTTTCCTTAATCTTGTGTGGATCCCAGGCCCTGGTTTTATGGTACTACATTATGGAAATGGGCCCATAAAATGGTTTACAAATATTCAAAAAATCAATTGAAATGACCACCTGCATTTCACATCTATCTGCATTCGGGCCCTCGTCATCAAAACTAAACAGGTCCCGGTGCCATCATGTTATAGTTTCGTTATGCAGTTTTATATTTATGTTAGTGATGATAAAGTTTTGTCTCCATTGGTTTTGCTTTTTTATCTTTTGTTCTGAATGTTGTGATGTGGGTCACAGTTTCATTTTCAAGCTGAGCTTACAAAATAAAACTGGAGTTTTATGGTGACACTACTATACAAATAAGAACGCAAACCCCTTTTCGAAACCGGTTTTATAAACTTTGGAAAAAACCGGTTCCGAAAGAGAAAAGAGATCGGTTTTCGGTTTTACGGAAACTGGAGACCGGTTTTTAGAGAAAATCGGTTCCGAATGTGTATCTACCAAAccggttttacaaaaaaaaaaaaccggTTCCATCTTGCAaacctgtttttttttaattaaccgGTTTCGATCCAAAATTATGTAATGGCTATCTGGACACAAAACgtttaaaaaatatattaaataaattaaatattatttttgTCATCTGgacgaactctaatggcaagacactttcggGGAGTCTTACTCCTTGTTCTGTATCTGCACCATTTATCCTCTTCATCCCCGATCAATTTCAAACACCATCAATTTCAAACACACATTTACTCCCCAATCAATTTCAAACACCATCATCCTTGAATTTCTAACTCTCCATTCAATTTACACATACATTTACTTCATTCCCAATCAACTTATACATTCATTTATTTTACTCAATTATATAATTTTAGTGGAATCTTTGTttataattgatgatgatgatgatgatgtccttTTATCATTATATCAAAGTTAGATTTTAGATTGGTCCAAGGAATCTTTGTTTATAAAAGCAGCTTTTTATGATTGTGGTGTTAtaacttatacataatacatattagAGTAGTTGAAATgttctgttcttattgattaaaaacgttccatattaattgatttcgttgcgaggttttgacctctatatgagacgtttttcaaagactgcattcatttttaaaacaaaccataacctttattttatagataaaggttttaaaaagctttacgtagattatcaaataatgataatctaaaatatcctgtttacacacgaccattacataatggtttacaatacaaatatgttacaacaaaataagtttcttgaatgcagtttttacacaatatcatataagcatggactccaaatctcgtccttatttaagtatgcgacagcggaagctcttaataatcacctgagaataaacatgcttaaaacgtcaacaaaaatgttggtgagttataggtttaacctatatatatcaaatcataataatagaccacaagatttcatatttcaatatacatcccatacatagagataaaaatcattcatatggtgaacacctggtaaccgacattaacaagatgcatatataagaatatccccatcattccgggacacccttcggatatgatataaatttcgaagtactaaagcatccggtactttggatggggtttgttaggcccaatagatctatctttaggattcgcgtcaattagggtgtctgttccctaattcttagattaccagacttaataaaaaggggcatattcgatttcg
The window above is part of the Rutidosis leptorrhynchoides isolate AG116_Rl617_1_P2 chromosome 1, CSIRO_AGI_Rlap_v1, whole genome shotgun sequence genome. Proteins encoded here:
- the LOC139859953 gene encoding protein SULFUR DEFICIENCY-INDUCED 1-like; this translates as MWANKDNTDIAPRGFPFYTPHRSSSSNLSSPPPPATTRRRLPASEKKWKPPLSNNNCHINNPNFLYKVPAGDSPYNRAKRVQLVDKNPTKAVAMFWAAINLGDRVDSALKDMTITMKQLDRSDEAIEAIKSFRHMCPLEAQESLDNILLELYKRTGRLEDQIRLLELRVKHIEDAADQNLNKTRLARSQGRKIQITMGQEYSRLLGNLAWAYLQQDKYKRAEEIYRKALSLEQDKNKQCNLAICLMYTNRMTEAKFLLNTVKDSKITYECYAKSYERAIQLMNELESCKSATKFSSFLLGRNKESDYSEEEGMNRNCESMHADTPFGYKRHYSGIPNTPFTQPRDKSASDGGCFRKLQFGHFAENQHAEVRTRKKSWADMIEEEEYGDENVDIYNTMA
- the LOC139870911 gene encoding VAN3-binding protein, which produces MTKMTKKGLMVLFTDEQWDAQKERAKTRPCRIELYLVKLGQSSYDRTPSDSSSLESGYASEVADVLRSSFTEGVLPHAMPLSTNVSSCGTNRLENIKEEVAENWLPAACPLPETPTESMEFLGRSWSVSSVEISKALSHNCLEPKHVVEKPNLFCYVGDHQPPHLQTSEFSGEHEPHQPIAKTDSPPVSPRKIDEMKELFLIHQALNQDFVSSHQLLKNGLYRNIMRGRTMGRWIKDQKERRKHELRTHNAQLHAAVSVAGVAAAVAALTATSATKNPANNKEHTASLKSLNAIASAAALVASHCIEIAEDMGADHEQILSAVNSASIARTNGDIMTLTAGAATALRGAATLRARLQKGAANMALAEEFGEEGKEVNVIAALNFASKGGELLKLTRKGDLHWKQVSFKVNTKWLVVAKLKSKHIAGTFTKKKKYVVSGVYLDVPAWPGREMDDDSDEPRQYFGIETSERIIQFECATKEEKQKWIEGLQHLLNCRANMARFT